The following are encoded together in the Canis aureus isolate CA01 chromosome 30, VMU_Caureus_v.1.0, whole genome shotgun sequence genome:
- the CHODL gene encoding chondrolectin isoform X2 — protein sequence MSRALSLLLGAALLCGPGVSCRRVVSGQKVCFADLKHPCYKMAYFHELSSRVSFQEARLACESEGGALLSLDNEAEQKLIESMLQNLTKPGTGISDGDFWIGLWRNGEGQTSGACPDLYQWSDGSSSQYRNWYTDEPSCGSEKCVVMYHQPTANPGLGGPYLYQWNDDRCNMKHNYICKYEPEINPTSPIEKTYFTNQPGDTHQNVVVTEAGIIPNLIYVVIPTIPLLLLILVAFGTCCFQMLHKRKARRNFTKDSTPLSSECLAESLNSNL from the exons gcCAAAAGGTGTGCTTCGCTGACCTCAAGCATCCCTGCTACAAAATGGCCTACTTCCATGAACTGTCCAGCCGAGTGAGCTTCCAGGAGGCACGCCTGGCTTGTGAGAGTGAGGGGGGAGCCCTTCTCAGCCTGGACAATGAAGCAGAACAGAAGTTAATAGAAAGTATGTTGCAAAACCTGACAAAACCAGGAACGGGGATTTCTGATGGTGATTTCTGGATAGGGCTTTGGAGAAATGGAGAGGGGCAAACATCTGGTGCCTGCCCAGATCTCTACCAGTGGTCTGACGGAAGCAGTTCCCAGTACCG AAACTGGTATACTGATGAACCTTCCTGTGGAAGTGAGAAGTGTGTTGTGATGTATCATCAGCCAACAGCCAATCCAGGTCTTGGCGGTCCCTACCTTTACCAGTGGAATGATGACAGGTGCAACATGAAGCACAATTACATCTGCAAGTATGAACCAG AGATTAATCCAACTTCTCCTATAGAAAAGACTTATTTTACAAATCAACCAGGAGATACCCATCAAAATGTGGTTGTTACTGAAGCAG GCATAATTCCCAATCTAATTTATGTTGTTATACCAACAATCCCACTGCTTTTATTGATCCTGGTTGCTTTTGGAACTTGCTGTTTCCAGATGCTGCATAAAAG gaAAGCAAGGAGAAACTTCACCAAAGACTCAACTCCATTATCATCTGAGTGCCTTGCAGAAAGTTTAAATTCCAATCTG